In Desulfatirhabdium butyrativorans DSM 18734, one genomic interval encodes:
- a CDS encoding penicillin-binding protein 1A: MTPKRSDILKKRAKAQSGTLFPGMLKWMIRLALIGMAVGIPSLVVFYYYVNEDLPQIKTLADYNPPAITEVYADDGQIIAEFFRERRRVLPINDIPEKLKQAFIAAEDSRFYSHPGIDLLGIARAVFKNIEAGGIVQGGSTITQQVTKSFLLTPEKSFMRKFKEAILAYRIDKAFTKDEILYLYLNQIYLGQGAYGVESAAEVYFGKSAKELNLAEMAVLAGLPQAPTRYSPIRYPERAKQRQFYVLNRMVAEGYISEAEAKEAMMTPLKLQPARRPFPESVSYYSEHVRRYLETKYGSEAFLTGGYKVYTAANVEMHRQAYDAMQKGLRELDKRQGYRGPIRHLEPMEIEAFCRELQEKTPESHIKPDIIVPGVVTDVQDAQQRALIRIGKSVGILPLSEMKWARKPNPESRGAAVRKVSDVFKPGDVAMVRVLESPAGSKDGLRFSLEQTPAVQSAIVCIEAGNGNVKVMIGGRNYNESQFNRAIQARRQPGSAFKPIVYAAAIDKGYTPATIMMDTPVSFQNEDTDPVWNPKNYDRQYHGRVLLRTALEKSLNVVTVKILQDIGIDTVVDYAKRLGIQSPIDRNLSIALGSSVVSPLELTTAFSVFANQGELIQPLFITKIEDKNGNVLETFEPEKKNALDPRTAYIMTNLMEGVVKNGTARRVLALNRPVAGKTGTTSNLNDAWFEGFTPQLITGVWVGFDDMASLGRGETGASAAIPIWMGFMKQALANLPATSFPIPEGIVFAQIDADTGLLAGPHSSHVIFECFKEGTVPQILEAPAETQPGKMAPTQPEDLFKSDM; encoded by the coding sequence GTGACGCCGAAACGATCCGACATCCTGAAAAAGCGGGCCAAAGCGCAAAGCGGAACGCTTTTCCCGGGCATGTTGAAATGGATGATCCGACTGGCATTGATCGGAATGGCAGTCGGTATCCCATCGCTTGTGGTTTTTTACTACTATGTCAACGAAGATCTTCCGCAGATCAAGACGCTGGCGGATTACAATCCCCCCGCCATCACGGAAGTCTATGCGGATGACGGGCAGATCATCGCCGAATTCTTCCGGGAAAGAAGAAGGGTTCTGCCGATCAACGATATTCCGGAAAAACTCAAACAGGCATTCATCGCTGCGGAAGACTCCCGGTTTTATTCCCATCCCGGCATCGATCTTCTCGGAATCGCCCGGGCGGTTTTCAAGAATATCGAAGCGGGCGGCATCGTCCAGGGCGGAAGCACCATCACCCAGCAGGTGACCAAATCCTTTCTGCTGACGCCGGAAAAGTCTTTCATGCGGAAATTCAAGGAGGCCATTCTGGCCTACCGCATCGACAAGGCCTTCACGAAAGACGAAATTCTCTACCTCTATCTCAACCAGATTTATCTCGGCCAGGGAGCTTACGGCGTCGAATCCGCCGCTGAAGTCTATTTCGGGAAATCGGCCAAGGAACTGAACCTGGCGGAAATGGCCGTTCTTGCGGGCCTTCCGCAGGCCCCGACCCGCTATTCGCCCATTCGCTACCCCGAGCGGGCCAAGCAGCGGCAGTTCTATGTGCTCAACCGCATGGTTGCCGAAGGCTACATCTCCGAGGCGGAAGCCAAGGAAGCCATGATGACCCCGCTGAAACTGCAACCGGCCCGCAGGCCTTTCCCGGAAAGCGTTTCCTACTATTCGGAACATGTGCGCCGCTATCTGGAGACGAAATACGGATCGGAAGCCTTTCTGACCGGCGGATACAAGGTGTACACGGCTGCGAATGTCGAAATGCACCGGCAGGCCTATGACGCCATGCAGAAAGGCTTGCGGGAACTGGATAAACGCCAGGGATACAGAGGACCGATCCGGCATCTCGAACCCATGGAAATCGAGGCGTTCTGCAGGGAACTTCAGGAAAAAACGCCCGAATCCCACATCAAGCCCGACATCATTGTGCCAGGGGTCGTTACCGATGTCCAGGATGCCCAGCAACGGGCGCTGATCCGGATCGGCAAAAGCGTCGGCATCCTGCCGCTTTCCGAAATGAAGTGGGCCAGAAAGCCCAATCCCGAATCGCGGGGGGCAGCCGTCCGGAAGGTGAGCGATGTTTTCAAGCCGGGTGATGTGGCGATGGTGCGTGTCCTGGAAAGCCCGGCAGGCAGCAAGGATGGCCTGCGCTTTTCACTCGAGCAGACCCCGGCCGTGCAAAGCGCCATCGTCTGCATCGAAGCCGGAAACGGGAACGTCAAGGTCATGATCGGCGGCAGGAATTACAACGAAAGCCAGTTCAACCGGGCTATCCAGGCCAGAAGGCAACCGGGCTCGGCTTTCAAGCCCATCGTTTACGCCGCCGCCATCGACAAGGGCTACACGCCTGCCACCATCATGATGGACACGCCCGTCTCGTTTCAGAACGAAGACACGGATCCGGTCTGGAATCCGAAAAACTACGATCGCCAGTATCATGGCCGGGTGCTGCTGCGAACGGCCCTCGAAAAATCCCTCAACGTCGTCACGGTCAAAATTCTGCAGGACATCGGCATCGATACGGTCGTCGATTATGCCAAACGGCTCGGCATTCAATCCCCGATCGACAGGAACCTGTCCATTGCCCTGGGCTCCTCGGTCGTATCGCCGCTCGAATTGACGACGGCTTTTTCGGTATTCGCCAACCAGGGGGAGTTGATCCAGCCCTTGTTCATCACGAAAATCGAGGACAAGAACGGGAATGTTCTGGAGACGTTCGAACCCGAAAAGAAGAATGCGCTCGATCCCCGAACCGCTTACATCATGACCAACCTGATGGAAGGCGTCGTGAAAAATGGAACGGCCAGGAGGGTGCTGGCGCTCAACCGGCCGGTTGCCGGAAAAACCGGCACGACGAGCAATCTGAACGACGCCTGGTTTGAAGGATTCACGCCCCAGCTCATCACCGGCGTATGGGTCGGGTTCGACGACATGGCGTCGCTGGGCAGAGGCGAAACCGGGGCGTCCGCCGCCATCCCCATCTGGATGGGATTCATGAAACAGGCCCTGGCCAATTTGCCGGCGACATCCTTTCCCATCCCCGAAGGCATCGTTTTCGCCCAGATCGATGCCGACACCGGCCTTCTGGCAGGCCCACATTCAAGCCACGTCATTTTCGAATGT
- the hisG gene encoding ATP phosphoribosyltransferase, with protein sequence MSRILKLGIPKGSLQNATVELFRRSGWKIDINGRSYFPEINDEEIECSICRAQEMSRYVESGALDAGLTGKDWIAENHSDVHVVCDLVYSKVSARPARWVLAVPFDSPAKRLEDCKGMKIATELVQFTKDYFAERNIPVEVEFSWGATEAKVVSGLADAIVEVTETGSTIKAHGLRIIHELMQTNTRLIANHRAWADPKKREKIEQIALLLKGALLGEKLVGLKMNVPEQSLEAIVGLLPSLNAPTVSPLYQTNWFSVETVVQNGLVRELIPKLMKNGAEGIIEYALNKVI encoded by the coding sequence ATGAGTAGAATCCTGAAACTGGGGATTCCCAAGGGAAGTCTTCAAAACGCTACAGTGGAATTGTTCCGCAGATCCGGATGGAAGATCGACATCAACGGCAGAAGCTATTTCCCGGAAATCAACGATGAAGAAATCGAGTGCTCCATCTGCCGGGCACAGGAAATGAGCCGGTATGTCGAAAGCGGCGCGCTGGATGCCGGTCTGACCGGGAAGGACTGGATCGCCGAAAACCACAGTGACGTGCATGTCGTCTGTGATCTCGTCTATTCCAAGGTGAGTGCCCGGCCAGCCAGGTGGGTGCTCGCGGTGCCCTTCGATTCGCCCGCCAAACGGCTGGAAGACTGCAAGGGCATGAAGATCGCCACCGAGCTGGTCCAGTTTACCAAGGATTATTTTGCCGAGCGCAACATTCCCGTTGAGGTGGAATTTTCCTGGGGTGCCACGGAAGCCAAGGTCGTATCGGGTCTGGCGGATGCGATTGTCGAGGTGACCGAAACCGGCAGCACGATCAAGGCCCACGGCCTCCGGATCATTCACGAGCTGATGCAGACCAACACCCGCCTGATCGCCAACCACCGGGCCTGGGCGGATCCGAAGAAACGGGAAAAGATCGAGCAGATCGCCCTGTTGCTCAAGGGCGCTCTCCTCGGTGAAAAGCTGGTCGGGCTCAAGATGAACGTTCCGGAGCAATCCCTCGAGGCCATCGTCGGCCTGCTGCCCAGCCTCAATGCGCCGACGGTTTCCCCCCTGTACCAGACAAATTGGTTTTCCGTGGAAACGGTGGTGCAAAACGGTCTCGTGCGGGAGCTGATTCCCAAGCTGATGAAAAACGGGGCCGAAGGCATCATCGAATATGCCCTGAACAAGGTGATTTGA
- a CDS encoding sensor histidine kinase, translated as MKRSILLVDDEADIRDVLDISLRDMGYEVFTAQNGEEALEVFRTQRPPVVVSDIKMPGMDGIELLRRIKHESPDTEFVMITGHGDMELAIVSFKDHAADFITKPIHVDVLEIALQKVFEKIRSKRLLTEYTQNLERLIREKTELQNRLANLGLMIGSIAHGIKGMLTGLDGGLYMLESGLRRKNDQRIEEGWKAVSLSAERIRKQVLDILYYAKERELERQLVRLADFGERVAQSVEKRMEDNGIAFIRHFDVGQETISMDENAMHAALLNILDNAVDACLRDTQKTGHEVRFVIRPVAEGIRFEITDNGCGMDRETRDKLFTLFFSSKGQKGTGLGLYITRQIVHQHGGSIHVSSTPGMGSCFSVTVPVYPGPDSPSDLPS; from the coding sequence ATGAAACGATCGATTTTGCTCGTCGATGACGAGGCGGACATCCGGGATGTCCTCGACATCTCCCTGCGGGACATGGGCTATGAGGTGTTTACGGCCCAGAACGGCGAGGAAGCGCTGGAAGTGTTCCGGACGCAACGGCCGCCCGTAGTCGTTTCCGACATCAAGATGCCGGGAATGGACGGTATCGAACTGCTGCGACGGATCAAGCATGAGAGCCCGGATACGGAATTTGTCATGATCACGGGGCATGGAGACATGGAGCTTGCCATCGTCAGTTTCAAGGACCATGCGGCTGACTTCATCACCAAGCCCATTCACGTGGATGTACTGGAAATCGCCCTGCAGAAGGTCTTCGAAAAAATCAGGAGCAAGCGCCTGCTGACAGAATATACCCAGAATCTGGAGCGGCTGATCCGGGAAAAGACGGAGCTGCAGAATCGGCTTGCCAACCTCGGACTGATGATCGGTTCGATCGCCCACGGCATCAAAGGCATGCTGACAGGCCTGGATGGCGGGCTTTACATGCTGGAGTCCGGGCTCAGGCGAAAGAACGATCAGCGGATCGAAGAAGGATGGAAGGCGGTCAGTCTGAGTGCGGAACGGATCCGCAAACAGGTGCTCGATATTCTGTATTACGCCAAGGAGCGGGAACTGGAGCGTCAACTGGTCCGGCTGGCCGATTTCGGGGAACGCGTGGCCCAGTCGGTGGAAAAGCGCATGGAGGATAACGGCATCGCATTTATCCGCCATTTCGATGTAGGCCAAGAAACGATTTCGATGGACGAAAATGCCATGCATGCGGCATTGTTGAATATTCTGGACAATGCCGTGGATGCCTGCCTGCGCGACACCCAGAAAACGGGGCATGAGGTGCGGTTTGTGATCCGGCCCGTGGCAGAGGGCATCCGATTCGAAATTACGGACAACGGCTGCGGCATGGACCGGGAAACCCGGGACAAATTGTTCACCCTCTTTTTCTCTTCCAAAGGTCAGAAAGGCACCGGCCTTGGCCTGTACATCACCCGGCAGATCGTCCACCAGCACGGGGGCTCGATCCATGTTTCTTCCACCCCAGGGATGGGATCGTGCTTCAGCGTCACCGTGCCGGTTTATCCGGGGCCGGACTCGCCTTCCGATCTTCCGTCTTGA
- a CDS encoding 4Fe-4S dicluster domain-containing protein, producing the protein MHATIAKETMLSSIQEKLAACMQCGTCTGSCPNAFSMDLTPRHLWRLVLSGLTEEVFRSRTFFLCSQCFRCTLRCPRGLPLTEAMSDLKNLACQSGWFERSESVVFYRHFLSSVRKHGRLNELELMSGFFMAMGNPVLPFRFASLGIRLIRKGKLSFVPSAKHRKDLSALFRKVDEMENRS; encoded by the coding sequence ATGCATGCAACAATAGCGAAAGAAACCATGCTTTCATCCATTCAGGAAAAACTGGCTGCATGCATGCAATGCGGCACCTGTACAGGCTCCTGCCCGAATGCCTTTTCCATGGACCTGACGCCGAGGCATTTGTGGCGGCTCGTATTGTCCGGCCTGACGGAAGAAGTCTTCCGGTCCCGCACGTTTTTCCTGTGCTCGCAGTGTTTTCGATGCACGCTTCGCTGCCCGAGGGGACTGCCGCTCACGGAAGCCATGTCGGATTTGAAAAACCTCGCCTGCCAATCGGGTTGGTTCGAACGCAGTGAATCCGTGGTGTTCTATCGCCATTTCCTGAGCAGTGTGCGCAAACACGGCCGGCTGAATGAACTGGAGCTGATGAGCGGTTTTTTCATGGCCATGGGAAACCCGGTGCTGCCATTTCGATTTGCATCGCTTGGCATTCGGCTGATCCGCAAGGGGAAACTCTCGTTTGTACCTTCCGCAAAACACCGGAAGGATTTGAGCGCCCTGTTCCGGAAAGTCGATGAAATGGAGAATCGATCATGA
- the hisI gene encoding phosphoribosyl-AMP cyclohydrolase: MVSLDFSKLGGLVPVVTQDAATNEVLMVAFMNEEAWNHTLQTGKATYYSRSRQCLWIKGETSGNIQKVQEIRIDCDNDTVLLKVEQVGGAACHTGHRSCFYRKLIDGGLETIGSPVFNPKEVYRS, translated from the coding sequence ATGGTATCGTTGGATTTTTCCAAACTGGGTGGACTTGTTCCGGTTGTGACACAGGATGCGGCAACGAATGAAGTGCTGATGGTGGCTTTCATGAACGAGGAAGCCTGGAATCACACGCTTCAAACCGGAAAGGCGACCTACTACAGCCGAAGCCGGCAGTGTTTGTGGATCAAGGGAGAAACCTCGGGCAACATTCAGAAGGTTCAGGAAATCCGGATCGATTGCGACAACGACACGGTATTGCTGAAGGTCGAACAGGTCGGCGGCGCGGCGTGTCACACGGGCCACCGGTCCTGTTTTTATCGGAAGTTGATCGATGGCGGGCTGGAAACGATCGGATCACCAGTTTTCAATCCCAAGGAGGTATATCGTTCATGA
- a CDS encoding ATP-binding protein produces the protein MIAPIDRIQKSLFAKLTIIVGATLLASMAIWAYFNINYSQKRVMEDVIANTDRLTNTIRLGTHYAMMLNSRDDITQIIQNIGKQPGIEHIRIYNKSGQIRFSNLSQEVNTYTNIKAEACDICHHSDPPSVDLSLSERTRIFDGQDARLLGIITPIYNEKGCSTDACHIHPEGKRILGALDVVVSLGATDIEMNHYKIGILILSFFLFFVTSALIFMFMRKFVSRPIDTLIRGTKAIGMGSYDHPIEVNQQDEMGLLAEAITWMQEEIGKQQRELNKQRDEYQNLFELVPCLITIQDRAFRLIRCNREFLERFNARTGDSCFHAYKGRDSLCDPCPVKRTFEDGQPHYGEESRLNPDGSITHWVARTSPVKNESGEIVAVMEVCLDITRRKQLEESLERSEKKYHAIFNNIPNPVFVLEMDQWTILDCNESVAAMYGYLPADLKKRSFLDLFPQSERTKYEAGFGGAAVLNKVRQIHQSGRILFADIWLRPCEYPGKQVLLVTTSDITERLETEQQFLQASKMATLGEMATGVAHELNQPLSVIKTAASFLIKKAFRAEPVEPEILGSMLQKIDANVDRATRIIVHMRQFARKTDACLDRVQLVEVLERAVDIFSQQLKVRGIALEWNVEPELPTVVGDPGRLEQVFINLLLNARDAIEAKTAGNETGGNGKRISISVKRQGEQVVAEISDTGIGIPREIREKIFEPFFTTKEVGKGTGLGLSISYGIVKECGGTIQVRSETGQGTTFTLNFPVRESDDETIDFARR, from the coding sequence ATGATCGCACCGATCGACCGCATCCAGAAGAGCCTTTTCGCGAAACTCACCATCATCGTGGGAGCGACCCTGCTCGCTTCGATGGCCATCTGGGCCTATTTCAACATCAACTATTCCCAGAAGCGGGTGATGGAAGATGTCATTGCAAACACGGATCGGCTGACAAATACCATCCGGCTGGGAACGCATTACGCCATGATGCTCAATTCCCGGGACGACATCACCCAGATCATCCAGAACATCGGGAAACAGCCGGGCATCGAACACATCCGCATTTACAACAAAAGCGGTCAGATCCGGTTTTCCAATCTGAGCCAGGAGGTCAACACCTACACCAACATCAAAGCCGAAGCCTGTGACATCTGCCATCACAGCGACCCGCCGTCCGTCGATCTCTCCCTTTCCGAGCGAACGCGCATCTTTGACGGCCAGGATGCCAGGCTCCTCGGCATCATCACCCCGATCTACAACGAAAAGGGCTGCTCCACCGATGCCTGCCACATTCATCCGGAAGGCAAACGCATCCTCGGCGCCCTCGATGTCGTGGTGTCCCTCGGTGCCACCGACATCGAGATGAACCATTACAAAATCGGCATCCTGATTCTGTCCTTCTTTTTGTTCTTTGTGACATCCGCTCTGATCTTCATGTTCATGCGGAAATTCGTCAGTCGGCCCATCGACACCCTGATCCGGGGTACCAAGGCCATCGGCATGGGAAGCTACGATCATCCGATCGAAGTGAACCAGCAGGATGAAATGGGTCTTCTGGCGGAGGCCATCACCTGGATGCAGGAGGAAATCGGCAAACAGCAGCGGGAACTCAACAAACAGCGGGACGAATACCAGAATCTCTTCGAACTGGTGCCCTGTTTGATCACCATCCAGGATCGGGCGTTTCGCCTCATCCGGTGCAACCGGGAATTTCTGGAGCGTTTCAACGCCCGAACCGGTGATTCCTGCTTCCATGCCTACAAAGGCCGCGACAGCCTGTGTGATCCGTGCCCGGTGAAGCGGACCTTTGAGGACGGCCAACCCCATTATGGGGAAGAGAGTCGGCTGAATCCCGATGGTTCCATCACCCATTGGGTAGCCAGAACCTCCCCAGTGAAAAACGAATCGGGCGAGATCGTGGCGGTCATGGAGGTCTGCCTGGACATTACCCGCCGAAAACAGCTCGAGGAAAGCCTCGAACGATCCGAAAAAAAATACCACGCCATTTTCAACAACATCCCAAACCCCGTGTTCGTCCTGGAAATGGATCAATGGACCATTCTCGACTGCAACGAAAGCGTTGCCGCCATGTATGGATACTTGCCTGCGGATCTGAAAAAGCGCTCCTTTCTCGATCTCTTCCCCCAGTCCGAACGAACGAAATACGAAGCCGGATTCGGGGGAGCCGCCGTTCTCAACAAGGTGCGGCAAATCCACCAATCGGGAAGGATTCTGTTTGCTGACATCTGGCTGCGACCCTGCGAATATCCCGGAAAGCAGGTGCTGCTGGTGACCACATCCGACATCACGGAGCGGCTCGAAACGGAGCAGCAGTTTCTGCAGGCGAGCAAAATGGCCACACTCGGAGAAATGGCCACAGGTGTGGCCCATGAGCTGAATCAGCCGCTTTCCGTCATCAAGACGGCGGCCTCTTTCCTGATCAAGAAGGCATTCCGGGCTGAGCCGGTGGAACCGGAAATCCTGGGGAGCATGCTGCAGAAAATCGATGCGAATGTGGATCGGGCCACCCGGATCATTGTGCACATGCGGCAATTCGCCCGTAAAACGGACGCCTGCCTGGATCGGGTCCAGCTCGTCGAAGTTCTCGAACGGGCTGTGGATATTTTCAGCCAGCAGCTCAAAGTGCGGGGCATTGCGCTTGAATGGAACGTGGAACCGGAGCTGCCAACCGTCGTAGGGGATCCGGGCCGGCTCGAACAGGTGTTCATCAACCTGTTGCTGAACGCACGGGATGCGATCGAAGCCAAAACGGCCGGGAATGAAACCGGCGGCAACGGCAAGCGCATTTCCATCTCTGTCAAACGCCAGGGGGAGCAGGTTGTGGCCGAAATCAGCGATACCGGGATTGGAATCCCCAGGGAAATTCGGGAAAAAATCTTCGAGCCGTTCTTCACGACCAAGGAAGTGGGCAAAGGCACGGGCCTCGGGCTTTCCATCAGTTACGGAATCGTGAAGGAATGCGGGGGCACGATTCAGGTGCGCTCCGAAACAGGGCAGGGAACGACCTTCACCCTGAATTTTCCGGTACGGGAGAGTGACGATGAAACGATCGATTTTGCTCGTCGATGA
- a CDS encoding CoB--CoM heterodisulfide reductase iron-sulfur subunit B family protein → MNYRYYPGCSLEGSAREYHLSTLAVMEALGAELQELEGWTCCGASAADFTSRLLSLVLPARNLALAEAAGKPLTMLVPCSACYLNLKRVEETVRTRPDILPMLNEALAVDGLHLSGTVRVRHLLDILSRDIGATAIGAIVRKPLSGLRIAPYYGCQCLRPYPVFDDPETPTSMEPIIQALGASVFPWHMATACCGASHINTHHDAALIMIGGILEDAAGADAIVTVCPMCQLNLEAFQHSAPTTAGDRIDIPILYLPQLIGLAAGISPGRLGLELNLSKPLMIA, encoded by the coding sequence ATGAACTATCGCTATTATCCGGGATGTTCGCTCGAAGGGTCTGCCAGGGAATACCACCTCTCGACCCTTGCCGTCATGGAAGCGCTCGGTGCCGAGCTCCAGGAACTGGAAGGGTGGACCTGTTGCGGCGCAAGCGCAGCGGATTTCACCAGTCGCCTGCTTTCTCTGGTTCTGCCGGCGCGCAATCTCGCCTTGGCCGAAGCGGCAGGTAAACCGCTGACGATGCTCGTGCCCTGCAGCGCCTGCTACCTGAACCTGAAGCGGGTCGAGGAAACCGTCCGCACCAGGCCGGATATCCTGCCCATGCTCAACGAGGCGCTGGCAGTCGATGGCCTGCATCTCAGCGGAACGGTTCGGGTTCGTCACCTGCTCGACATCCTGAGCCGCGACATCGGCGCCACTGCTATCGGCGCCATCGTCCGCAAACCGCTTTCCGGCCTCCGGATCGCTCCCTACTATGGCTGCCAGTGCCTTCGGCCCTATCCCGTATTCGACGATCCCGAAACACCCACATCGATGGAGCCGATCATCCAGGCCCTTGGGGCGTCGGTTTTTCCCTGGCACATGGCAACCGCCTGCTGCGGGGCCTCCCACATCAACACCCATCACGATGCGGCGCTGATCATGATCGGCGGCATCCTGGAAGACGCCGCAGGCGCTGACGCCATTGTCACCGTATGCCCCATGTGCCAGCTCAATCTCGAGGCATTTCAGCACAGCGCCCCAACCACTGCCGGAGATCGGATCGACATCCCGATTCTGTATCTTCCGCAACTGATCGGACTGGCGGCCGGAATCTCCCCCGGACGACTGGGACTCGAGCTGAACCTCTCGAAACCGCTCATGATCGCTTGA